One Nostocoides sp. HKS02 genomic window carries:
- a CDS encoding ATP-binding protein yields MAPDEVLLDTVGVAFVCAGVVVGSRGRRRRMALLLLATGVTWWLGGLGDWALFWHRGPLTHALLAYPTGRLRGRGPRVVAAGGYVLAVAAPLDRFAVVNVGMALSVVGAVTWSAFGSQGPQRSQRWQAVAAATVVMGVLAGGALARTRGVGAQPAALRTYELGLVLGALVLAGGDVWDRWSEPTTTRLVVELGAAPAGGRISGLVADALGDPSAELFYWLPDGGGFVDEAGRAVPDPGARAAGAQVTELDHDGERVGVLVHDVGVGQDPELLARVAALASLAVAGVRLRADVEAQLAAVEASRRRIVTAGELERQQLAAEVRRGAARHLEVVSGLLADSGHPDAELADATAMAQRSLDAFADGMDPVAGSDSGLAGALAELVRNFPVPATVALEGGPSSPSAESTAYFVCAEALSNVGKHAAASQVSIRVAATPGWVRVVVKDDGVGGATPWAGTGLAGLRDRVEALGGTLTVHSPAGGGTRVEAVIGA; encoded by the coding sequence ATGGCGCCGGACGAGGTCCTGCTCGACACCGTAGGCGTGGCCTTCGTCTGCGCTGGCGTGGTTGTCGGGTCGCGAGGTCGCCGTCGACGCATGGCTCTGCTGCTGTTGGCGACCGGCGTCACGTGGTGGCTCGGCGGTCTGGGTGACTGGGCCCTGTTCTGGCATCGGGGGCCGCTGACCCACGCGCTGCTGGCCTACCCGACCGGGAGGTTGCGTGGGCGGGGGCCGCGGGTGGTCGCTGCGGGCGGGTACGTCCTGGCGGTCGCGGCCCCGCTGGACCGGTTCGCGGTGGTGAACGTCGGGATGGCCCTGTCCGTGGTTGGTGCCGTGACCTGGTCCGCGTTCGGCTCCCAGGGTCCGCAGCGCAGCCAGCGGTGGCAGGCTGTCGCAGCCGCCACGGTGGTCATGGGCGTCCTCGCCGGCGGAGCGCTCGCGCGGACGCGTGGCGTTGGCGCGCAGCCGGCGGCCCTGCGCACGTACGAGCTCGGACTGGTCCTCGGCGCGCTGGTGCTTGCCGGTGGTGACGTGTGGGACCGGTGGAGCGAACCGACGACGACCCGACTGGTGGTCGAGCTGGGGGCGGCCCCTGCCGGTGGACGGATCAGCGGGCTCGTGGCCGACGCCCTGGGTGACCCGTCGGCGGAGCTGTTCTACTGGCTGCCGGACGGGGGCGGGTTCGTGGACGAGGCGGGTCGCGCGGTCCCCGACCCGGGTGCCCGTGCTGCCGGTGCGCAGGTCACCGAGCTGGACCACGATGGGGAACGGGTCGGGGTCCTGGTCCACGACGTCGGGGTCGGGCAGGACCCGGAACTGCTGGCCCGAGTGGCAGCGCTGGCCAGCCTGGCCGTTGCCGGGGTCCGGTTGCGGGCCGATGTGGAGGCGCAGCTGGCGGCCGTCGAGGCGTCACGCCGCCGGATTGTCACCGCAGGCGAGCTTGAGCGGCAGCAGCTGGCCGCCGAGGTGCGCCGCGGGGCTGCGCGCCATCTGGAGGTGGTCTCGGGGCTGCTCGCAGACTCTGGCCACCCGGACGCTGAACTCGCGGACGCCACGGCGATGGCTCAGCGGTCCCTGGATGCGTTCGCCGACGGCATGGACCCGGTCGCCGGCTCCGACAGCGGCCTGGCCGGGGCGCTGGCCGAGCTCGTCCGGAACTTCCCGGTGCCGGCCACTGTGGCGCTGGAGGGCGGCCCGAGCTCTCCGTCGGCGGAGTCGACCGCGTACTTCGTGTGCGCCGAGGCCCTGTCCAACGTCGGGAAGCACGCCGCCGCCTCACAGGTGTCGATTCGCGTGGCGGCGACCCCTGGGTGGGTGCGGGTCGTCGTGAAAGACGACGGGGTCGGCGGCGCGACACCGTGGGCTGGCACGGGCCTGGCGGGGCTCCGGGACCGGGTGGAGGCCCTCGGCGGGACCCTGACCGTGCACAGTCCCGCGGGTGGTGGGACTCGGGTGGAGGCCGTCATCGGCGCTTAA
- a CDS encoding sensor histidine kinase: protein MAAASLVWVVAKASPAWRRVAAPFMAAVAALLVVTVWGDVRTALSWTPQALVDDRLWVLDAAMLTLAGAGLLYERVHARQVRVSLAHLAVDLARRGPDTGLVPTLARVVGDPTLTVLYPLEDQTLVDAVGNPAELPPDLAPTVLSRAGKPIAYLLHRPGALDDEVAMAEIGTVATMSVDHERHQALSHAHVAALRASRARIVAARDAERRRLERDLHDGAQQRLVTLALLLRLAQTTSPAGSADTALLERCTAEVTAALDELRGLAHGIYPAALADEGIEAALQVLAETAPLTLDTGPIADRRYPEPVESTAYFTIAQLVRHCVHDQGWLSATQTDTTLRFELDIDGDAPTQETVGPLEDRVGALDGHLTLARRAGRLATLVLELPCE, encoded by the coding sequence ATGGCCGCCGCGAGTCTGGTCTGGGTCGTCGCAAAGGCGTCGCCGGCCTGGCGGCGCGTCGCGGCGCCGTTCATGGCGGCGGTCGCCGCGCTGCTGGTCGTGACCGTTTGGGGGGACGTGCGCACGGCGTTGAGCTGGACCCCGCAGGCGCTGGTGGACGATCGGCTGTGGGTCCTTGACGCGGCGATGCTGACCCTGGCCGGCGCCGGGCTGCTGTACGAGCGCGTCCACGCCCGCCAGGTCAGGGTGTCCCTGGCCCACCTCGCGGTGGACCTCGCCCGCCGCGGACCAGACACCGGTCTCGTGCCGACCTTGGCGCGAGTGGTCGGCGACCCGACCCTGACCGTGCTGTACCCGCTGGAGGACCAGACCCTGGTCGACGCCGTCGGGAACCCCGCCGAGCTCCCGCCCGACCTGGCACCGACCGTGCTGTCGCGCGCCGGCAAGCCGATCGCGTACCTGCTGCACCGGCCCGGGGCACTTGACGACGAGGTGGCCATGGCCGAAATCGGCACCGTTGCCACGATGTCGGTTGACCACGAGCGACACCAGGCCCTGTCGCACGCGCACGTGGCCGCGCTGCGAGCCTCCCGAGCCCGGATCGTCGCCGCCCGCGACGCCGAACGCCGCCGCCTCGAACGGGACCTGCACGACGGTGCCCAGCAGCGCCTGGTCACCCTGGCCCTGCTGCTGCGCCTGGCCCAAACAACCTCACCGGCCGGCAGTGCCGACACGGCCCTGCTGGAACGGTGCACCGCAGAGGTGACCGCAGCGCTGGACGAGCTGCGCGGGCTGGCCCACGGCATCTACCCGGCCGCGCTGGCCGACGAGGGCATCGAGGCCGCCCTGCAGGTGCTCGCCGAGACAGCCCCGCTGACGCTCGACACCGGCCCCATCGCGGATCGGCGCTACCCCGAGCCGGTCGAGTCCACCGCCTACTTCACCATCGCCCAGCTCGTGCGGCACTGCGTCCACGACCAGGGATGGCTGTCGGCAACCCAGACCGATACCACCCTGCGCTTCGAGCTCGACATCGACGGCGACGCCCCCACCCAGGAGACCGTTGGCCCGCTCGAGGACCGGGTCGGCGCCCTGGACGGCCACCTCACCCTCGCACGACGCGCAGGCCGTCTCGCCACGTTGGTACTGGAGCTGCCATGCGAGTGA
- a CDS encoding response regulator transcription factor, with translation MRVIVADDEALLRQGLTALLATTDIDVVATVGDGRSLTRAVDTLHPDAVLVDIKMPPTHTDEGIRAALDIRRRHPDTGVLVLSHYLDSRYAMRLIETREGSVGYLLKERVSDLAVLVEALHRIADGESVVDPTIVARLINRRPRSPIQRLSEREREILALMAEGQSNARIGARLFLSPRTVEAHIGHIFGKLDLAPSDDYHRRVLAVLAYLRGVTPPVQDETRA, from the coding sequence ATGCGAGTGATCGTCGCCGACGACGAGGCCCTGCTGCGCCAGGGCCTGACCGCCCTGCTCGCCACAACCGACATCGACGTCGTCGCCACCGTCGGCGACGGACGATCGTTGACCCGCGCCGTCGACACGCTGCACCCCGACGCGGTCCTGGTCGACATCAAGATGCCTCCCACGCACACCGACGAAGGCATCCGCGCCGCCCTCGACATCCGCCGACGCCACCCCGACACCGGCGTCCTAGTGCTCTCGCACTACCTCGACTCCCGGTACGCGATGCGACTGATCGAAACCCGGGAAGGGTCCGTCGGCTACCTGCTCAAGGAACGCGTCTCCGACCTCGCCGTGCTCGTCGAGGCGTTGCACCGCATCGCGGACGGTGAGTCGGTCGTCGACCCGACCATCGTCGCGCGCCTGATCAACCGGCGCCCCAGGTCACCGATCCAGCGGCTGTCCGAGCGGGAACGCGAGATCCTCGCCCTCATGGCCGAAGGTCAGTCCAACGCCCGCATCGGCGCCCGGCTGTTCCTGAGCCCACGCACCGTCGAAGCGCACATCGGGCACATCTTCGGCAAGCTCGACCTGGCCCCCTCCGACGACTACCACCGCCGCGTCCTGGCCGTCCTGGCCTACCTGCGCGGGGTCACCCCACCGGTTCAGGACGAGACCCGCGCCTGA
- a CDS encoding response regulator produces MGAGVLVVDDDAQFRLTARRLLEAGGFSIVGEAADGAAALAAVRRLAPEVVLLDVQLPDMDGFEVCRRLALDGAPVVVILVSSRPATAYGGRLERSSARGFVAKEDLTGAAVRALLE; encoded by the coding sequence ATGGGTGCTGGCGTGCTGGTCGTCGACGATGACGCGCAGTTCCGCCTCACGGCGCGCCGTCTCCTCGAGGCGGGCGGCTTCTCCATTGTGGGGGAGGCCGCCGACGGGGCGGCGGCGCTGGCTGCGGTGCGAAGGCTCGCGCCGGAGGTGGTCCTGCTGGACGTGCAACTGCCCGACATGGACGGGTTCGAGGTGTGTCGCCGGCTTGCTCTCGATGGTGCACCGGTGGTGGTCATCTTGGTCTCCAGCCGGCCCGCCACGGCATACGGGGGGCGCCTCGAGCGGAGCTCGGCGCGCGGGTTCGTCGCGAAGGAGGACCTGACCGGCGCCGCCGTGAGGGCGCTGCTCGAGTAG